The DNA region AAAGGTAGGGCGCGTCTGTTGGCCTGCCTTAGCTTTTCTTTTATTTGTAAAATCGCGACATAGAAATTGAAACCACTCTTTTGGAGAATTTCTATTTCCGGATAATAGGAAACGGTTCGGATGCCGTCTTTTGATAAGAATTCGCGATAATTGAAATCAGGAAATTCTTTAGGAGTTTGTAATGTGCCTTGAATTAAAATTTTGTCTCCCGGGTTAAATTTTTGGGAAAGCTCGGTGCTGACTAAAATCTTTTCGTTTAGAGGTTGGGTTAGCAAGATATACTTGATGTGATTTTCTCTTAAATCTCTTTGCCCCCTTATGACGCCAGAGATTTTGACGACTTCTTCAGTGTCTCTAAAAATCCGCAGTTCATCTTTAGCAAAGAGTTTTGCTTCGGTTCTTAAAATTCCCAAACCGGCAAAAACAGAAATGAAAGCGATACCAAGAAAAAATTTAAGCGCTTGGCGATCTAATATAAAGATTAGCGTAAATACAGCGAGTGAAATAAAAGAGAGGTTAATGAAAAAAAGCCAGGGAAAATCAAAAAATGACCTTAAGAAAACTCCGACAACAAAAGCGGCGAGAGAATAAAACAGCCAATCAGCCAACTTCATTTTTTATTTTTTAATTTTGCGAGTAATTGTTTTCAATGGTCTCCCAATTTAAATTTTCAAAAAAGTCTTCCACGTATTGTTTTTTACCGCTCGGTTGATAATCGTAAACGAAAGCGTGCTCCCACATATCAAGCGCCAAAATCGGAGAAAGTCCTGTTAAGTGTCCTAAATGTTGTTCGTCAATCCAGGCGTTTAAGAGTCGGTCGGCTTTTTTGTCGTGATAAAGGATTGCCCATCCGATTCCGCGGGTTAGTGCCATATGCTTGAATTCCGCAAGCCAATCTTCAAAATTTCCGAATTCTTCTGTGGTTTTTGTTTTTAGTTTTGAGTCGTCTTTAAGCTCTCTTGCTCCGCCTTCAAATGATTTGAAATAAAATTCGTGGTTTCTCATGCCGTCAAATTCAAAGCCAAGCCGTCGGCGGAGTTCGCCAATCTGGTAAGTATTTTTTTCTCTGTCTTTTGAAAGTTCGGCAATTTTCTCCAAAATTAAATTAGTATGCTTAACATAGCCCGAATAAAGCTTCAAATGCTCCTCAATATTTTTCGCTGATATTCCCTTAAGCTCCGGAATATTAAATTTTTGTTCTTGATACTGCATATTTTTTAATGAGAGTAAGTAATTTTTACATTATAACATCTATCAATTTTTTAAAAAAAGAAAAACCCCACCAAAAGGCGGGGCGGTGGGACGGGTTTAGGGTGAACGGAAAGTAGTTACGTCATCATGCAGGCAAATGCCCCAGACCATGCTGCAAGTCCGACTGCCCCCACATAAATCTCCGGGCAATTCTTCCAGATTGTTGTAAGAAATTTCAGGATCACACCTCCAGCTGTATTTGTCTTGTGCACGTCTAACCTCTTTCTGTTTGTTGGTGTGTGGGGCAAACACAACGAGTGTTTACCAAGCTCCGTTTATTATAATACATAAAAATCCAATAGTTGTCTATGAGGGGGAGAGGTTGTATTATTATCTTGATTTTTTATTTTTTTAGAATGTTAGAAACTATTCAAAAGCATTCAAAAATTGCGCTTGTTGTTCTGCTTCTTCTAACAAATGTTTTTATTTGGAGTGTTGTTTGGTCTTCCGGTAATTCTCAATTTCAAATTTATTTTTTAGATGTCGGTCAAGGAGATGCAATTTTAATAAAATCACCCTCTGGCAATAAAATGTTAATTGATGGCGGGCAGAGCGCTTCGGCTTTGATGTTGGCCTTATCTAAAGCTATACCTTTCTATAGTAAAAAGATTGATGTTGTATTGGCAACACACCCGGATGCCGATCACATTGGCGGCTTGTCGGAAATTTTCAGGCGTTTTGAGGTGGATTTTGTTATCGATCCGGACGTCTTAGCTGAAACCAGAATTTTTAGGGATTTTCAAAATGCAGTTGCCTTGTCTGATTCCCAAAAACTGATAGCAAGAAGAGGTATGAAAATTGATTTGGGCGGTGGGGTTGTTTTTGTTGTCTTGTTTCCCGACCGAGATGTTTCAGGGCTTAACCCGAATGACGCTTCAATCGTCGGTAAATTATTTTTTGGTGATACAAGTTTTTTGCTTGCGGGCGACGCGCCGATAAAAATAGAGGAATATTTGAATTTTTTGGATAATGAATTTTTAGAAAGCGACGTCTTGAAAGTTGGGCATCACGGCTCTCGAACGTCAACTTCCGATGATTTTGTTACAGCTGTTAATCCAAAATACGCAATTATTTCGGCTGGTCGTGATAATAGATATGGTCATCCACACAGCGAAGTCTTGGAAATTTTGAAAAACACCGGAACAAAAATCCTCGGCACTTATGACCGCGGTACAATCCTTTTCAAATCCGACGGCCGGCGGTTGGAAATTAGAGATTAATTTAAGTAAATTTAAAACCCCCAACGGTCTGACCGCTGGGGGGTTTTGCTAGAGCCTAGCGCCTAACACCTAGCGCCTATTTAAATCACCCCAGCTTCCTTTAGAGTTTTGAAAGCTCCGTTTTTGCGAATAGTTTTCAGGCCTTTAGTAGAGATGTTTAAAGATACCGTTTTTTTAAGTTCCGGAATGTAGATTCTTTTGCGTTGGATATTCGGCCGCTTTGGTTTTTTGCCAGTCGGATTAAATTTGGTGGCACGTGTGCGGTTGGAATATCCCCCACCAACGATTGTTTTCTTTTGTGTGATTGGACAAATCTTACTCATGGAACAGGTAACATGTAATATTGAACATTGGAATTTCAGCCAGTTCTGTTCTAGACTTCATGTTTTATATTATATGAAATATTATGCTATCATAATCTCATTAAAAATCCAAACTTTTAACTTCCCACTTTAAACTTTTTATGGCCGGTCCTGATTTTATTTTTATAATAGTCATACTCATAATGTCGGTAGTGATCCACGAACTGGCTCACGGCTACTCGGCTCTTTGGCTTGGCGATTCTACCGCTAAATACGCCGGTCGGCTGACTCTAAACCCGATTAAACACCTTGACCCGGTCGGCTCGGTTTTGGTTCCGCTTTTACTCTATATTTTACCCGGCAATCTAATTTTTGGTTGGGCGAAGCCGGTTCCTTACAATCCCTACAATCTTCGCAACCAAAAATGGGGAGAAGCGATTGTAGCCGCCGCTGGGCCCTTAACCAATATATTGATAGCCGTAATATTCGGCTTAATCGTCCGACTGAATGTCGTTTTTGGAGTTTTTCCGCCGGCTTTCACTGATTTAGCGAGTATTGTTGTCTTTATGAATATTATTCTGGCGATTTTCAATCTTGTCCCAATCCCACCTCTTGATGGTTCAAAAATACTTTTTTCCGTTTTGCCATACCACATGCAGAGATTTCGTCTTGTCTTGGAGCAATTTGGCTTAATTTTGGTAATTTTTTTCATCTTTGTTCTTTGGCGATTTATCTTTCCGGTTGTCTTGTGGTTCTTTTATCTAATAACTGGTCCAGCTGGTATAGACGGACTAATGAGATTTTTGGGCTGACTTTAGTTTTCCCAGATTCCAAGTCTTGCTTTCTCTTTGGTCTGTGATAATATACAGCCCTGTATTTGTTTTTTAGCGTTTCGGGTTTTCAAATTTGATTTTAATTATGCCGACGATCAATCAATTAGTAAAAAAAAGCAGAAAAAAGATTTCAAAGAAGTCAAAAGCGGTGGCTTTGGCCAAAGGTTTTAATGTGCTTAAAAATAAGCCGGTATATTACCCGGCGCCTTTTAAAAGAGGTGTTTGCGTTAAAGTTACTACCAAAACTCCAAAAAAACCGAATTCTGCTATCAGAAAAATCGCCAGAGTACGTTTGACAAATGGCATGGAAGTAACCGCCTATATTCCTGGTATTGGACATGCTCTACAGGAACACTCCGTTGTGCTTTTAAGAGGAGGAAGAGTAAAGGATGTTGGTTTGCGCTACACGATTGTCCGTGGCGTTTTGGATACGACCGGTGTTGAGAGCCGCCGACAGGGTAGAAGTTTATATGGATCTAAAAAACCAAAGTAACTAGGCGCTAGGAAAATTCCTAAAACCTAACATCCTAATAACCTAATTTTATGCGTAGAAAAATTAAAGACAAAAGAATATTGAGGCCAGACAATAAATACGATTCTCAAAAGATAGAGAAGTTTATAAATTACGTTATGGAAGACGGCAAAAAAGAGGTTGCTCGTAAGGTTGTATACGATTCTTTTGATTTGTTAACTAAAAAAGCCAAAGTGGAAGACCCGTTGGAAATTTTTGAAACTGCCCTGAAAAATACTACTCCAAACATGGAAGTCCGTTCGCGCCGAATTGGAGGTGCCAATTACCAGATTCCGAGAGAAGTCAGAGCCGAAAGAAGGCAAGCCCTTTCAATGAAGTGGATTATTGAAGCGGCGAGAAACAAAAAAGGCAAGCCGATGAGAGAGCGGCTTTCAGACGAGATTTTATCAGCCAGCAAAAATGAAGGCGAGGCGGTGAAGAAGCGAGAAAATACGCACAAAATGGCGGAAGCCAATAAGGCCTTTGCCCATTTCGCGTGGTAGTGTCTTATTTTTTTTGATAAATTTTCTTACACTGCAAACTTTTTAAAAAATTCTCAATATTTATGAATCGCGACTATCCATTAGAAAAAGTACGAAATTTTGGCATTATCGCTCATATTGATGCTGGGAAAACCACCACTTCCGAACGCGTTCTTTTTTATACTGGCGTTTCTCACAAAATAGGCGAGGTGCATGAAGGGCAAGCGATTATGGATTGGATGGAGCAGGAGAAGGAGCGTGGCATTACGATAACTTCTGCTGCCACCACTTGTTTTTGGGTGCCGACCTATGAAGAAAAATCCGACCAAAGTAAGAAGCATAGGTTTAATATAATTGATACTCCGGGCCACGTTGATTTTACAGTTGAAGTGGAGCGCTCACTTAAGGTTTTAGACGGCGGAGTCGTAGTTTTTGATGGTGTGGCCGGCGTTGAGCCACAATCAGAAACAGTTTGGCGACAAGCTGACAAATATAAAGTTCCAAGAATTTGTTTTATCAACAAGCTAGACAGAATGGGCGGAAGTTTCGAGAAGTCGTTTCAGTCAATTTTGAAAAGGTTGACGAAAAACGCAGTCAGAATGCAGATTCCAATCGGTGAAGAAAGCTCTTTTGAGGCGATTATAGACCTCCTTAGAATGAAGACTTATTATTTTGAAGGCGAGATGGGAAATACTTTGCGAGAAGCAGAAATTCCGGAGAGCCATAAGGCCGACGCTCTAAAGTACCACGCGGAACTTGTTGAAAAAATTGTAGAAAATGACGAGCTTTTAATGAGTAAATATCTTGATGGACAGGAAATTCCTATTAGTGATTTGAAAAAGACTTTAAGAAAAGCCGTCATTGAAAATAAGATAGTGCCGGTTTTCACTGGTTCGGCTTTGAAAAATAAGGGAGTGCAGTTGGTTTTGGATGCAGTGATAGATTATTTACCCTCGCCGATTGACGTGCCTCCGATAAAAGGAATAGACCCGAAGACTGGAGAGGAGATAGACAGAAAATCTTCTGACAGCGAGCCCTTTGCCGCTCTAGCTTTCAAGCTTCAAACCGATCCTTATGTCGGTCAATTAACTTATTTCCGGGTTTACTCTGGCATAATTTCTTCTGGCTCTTATGTTTATAATTCCACAACAGGAGAAAAAGAGAGACTTGGTCGTATTCTTAGAATGCACGCCAACGAAAGAGAAGAGGTCAAGACAGTTTTTGCTGGAGAAATCGCCGCCGCTGTGGGTCTTAGAAATGCCAAAACGGGGGACACTCTTTGTGATGAAAACAAGCAAATCATTTTGGAAAAAATAGAATTTCCGGAACCGGTTATTTCGTTGAGAGTTGAGCCAAAGACTAAGGCCGACCAGGAAAAAATGGGTATTGCCCTAAAGCGCCTATCGGATGAAGATCCAACCTTCAGGGTTAAAAGTGATCCGGAAACCGGTGAGACGGTTATTATGGGAATGGGCGAACTCCATTTGGAAATTTTAGTTGATCGAATGAAAAGAGAATTTAGTGTTGAGACAAGTGTCGGTAAACCGCAAGTAGCATATAAAGAAACAATTACCGGCACGGCTGAAGTTGAAAATAAATATATCAAACAAACTGGTGGTCGTGGACAATATGGTCATGTAAAGATAGTTTTAAAACCACTTGGACCCGCTCCAGAAAAATTACCGAAAAATATCAAACGGGAAGAGGGCTTTGAATTTATTGATTCAATCAAGGGCGGAGTCATACCGCAAGAATTCATTCCTGCTGTTGAAAAGGGAGTGAGGGAAGCTATGGAGAGAGGTGTTGTTGCCGGCTACAAAATGACAGATGTTTCCTGCGAATTAACTTTCGGCTCATATCACGATGTTGATTCTTCAGAAATTGCGTATAAGATTGCCGCCTCGCAAGCTTTTCAAGAAGCGGCCAAGAAAGCCAAGCCAGTACTTTTAGAGCCAATAATGAAAGTTGAAGTCGTTGTTCCGGAAAAATTTATGGGTGATATAACAGGCAATTTGAATTCTAAAAGAGGTCAGATTGATTCTATGGAAGACAAGGGTGAATTAAAATCAATTGTTGCCAAAGTTCCGCTTTCCGAAATGTTCGGATATGTTACTGCCTTGCGTTCTATGACTGAAGGACGAGGCACTGCTATGATGGAATTTGATCATTACGAAATCGTACCTCCAAACGTTGCTCAAGAAATAATTGAGTCAAGAAAATAGGTATTTAAAAAAGAGTATTCAACTGTCTTGCTTTTAGTGATAGAAACGTTTTGAATACTCAAATCTTAATAATTAACAGGAAATCCTTGACTCTAACTGTTTTTCTGTTAGTATGGTTCTACACTTAAAAGTGAAGTGATTTTTGTTGCTTGTTTTGAAAGACAGCGACAATCAGTTAATAATTAACAATTAACAATAAAAAATAATATGGCAGATTTTGATAGATCCAAGCCACATGTCAACGTCGGAACCATTGGTCACGTTGACCACGGCAAAACTACTTTGACCGCTGCGATTTTGAATGTTTTGAATCGTGCCGGCAAAAACGTTAAGTTGAAGGGCGTAGACCAAATTGACTCGGCTCCGGAAGAAAAAGCCAGAGGTATTACTATTGCTTTGTCTCACAACGAATATGAGACAGACAAAAGACATTATGCTCACATTGATGCCCCGGGCCACGCTGACTATATTAAAAACATGATTACTGGTGCCGCTCAAATGGACGGCGCGATTTTGGTTGTTGCCGCAACCGACGGTGTTATGCCACAGACCAGAGAGCACATTCTTTTGGCCAAGCAAATCGGCGTGCCTAAAATAATCGTTTTTCTAAATAAGTGTGACGCTGTGCCAGACAAAGAGCTTATTGACCTAGTTGAAGAAGAAGTCAGAGAGCTTTTGAATAAATATGAATTTGACGGTGCTAATGCTCCGGTTATTCGCGGTTCTGCTCTCAAGGCATTAGAATCTCAAGACAATAATGATGAATGGTCGCAAAAGGTTATGGAATTGGCTAATGCTCTTGACGAATATATTCCAATGCCGGAAAGAGATGTTGAAAAACCATTTCTTATGCCAGTTGAAGATATTTTCTCAATTGAAGGTAGAGGAACTGTGGTAACAGGTAGAATAGAGAGAGGAAAGTTGAAAGTTGGTGAAGAAATTGAGGTTGTCGGACTTAAAGATACCCAGAAAACAGTTGTTACTGGAATTGAAATGTTCAATAAATCACTCTCCGAAGGTATGGCTGGTGATAATGCCGGAATACTACTTCGCGGTTTGAAGAAAGAGGATATTCACCGCGGTCAAGTTCTAGCCAAGCCAGGTTCAATTACTCCGCACACCGAATTTGAAACGGAAGTCTATATCTTGAAGAAAGAGGAAGGTGGACGCCACACTCCATTTTTTACTGGATACAAACCGCAATTCTACATGAGAACAACTGACGTTACTGGAGAATCTACTTTGCCGGAAGGCGTTGAAATGGTTATGCCCGGAGATACAGTAAAACTCAAAGTCAAACTTGTGGCACCGGTCGCCCTTGAAGAACAACAAAGGTTTGCCATTAGAGAAGGAGGTAAAACAGTTGGTGCCGGAGTTGTTACCAAGGTTATAGCATAGATAATCAATCAAGCTCATTGTCATCTTAAGTTAACGGTGTTTGGTAAATCGTAAAACCAAAATATGCCAACTAAAGAAAAAAAAGAAAAAAAGGCCAAAAAGGGCGGAGATGCTGGTATTTCAAAACTGAGGATTCGTGTCAGAGCTTATGAACATAAAGTTCTGGATCTATCGGTAAAACAGATTATTGATACCGCCTTGAGGTTTGATGCTGAAGTCGTTGGGCCAATTCCTCTTCCAACAGAGATAAAAAAATACACCGTTAACCGAGCATCTTTTGTTTATAAAAACTCAAGAGAGCAATTTGAGATGAGGGTTCATAAAAGACTGATTGATATCATTAATCCGGACCCTAAAATAGTTGAATCTTTAACCAACCTTAACCTACCTTCAGGAGTTGAAATAGACGTGAAAATAATGTAAGAATAGGCGCTAGACTTTGGGTGCTAGAGACTAAAATTTGTTTCTGGGCCTGAAGTCTAGTTTTCTAAATTATTATGAAATTTATCATCGGAGAGAAAATCGGAATGACCCAAATATTTGATACCGACGGACGGGCTGTGCCGGCAACGGTTGTTAAAACTTGTCCGCAGGTTGTCACGCAGATAAAAAATCTTGAAACTGATGGCTATTTTGCCTTGCAGGTTGGTTTTCAGGAGGTAAAAGAAAAAAAGATAAAAAAGCCACAAAAGGGTCATTTGAAAGATTTGGGAAACTATAGATACTTTAAAGAGTTTCGCTTGTCCGGAGAAGATTTGTCTTCTTTTAAGGTTGGTGACAAGATTGTTTCCTCGATTTTCTCTGAAAACGACGATGTCCGTGTCTCGGCGGTTTCCAAAGCCAAGGGTTTTCAGGGCGTTGTAAAAAGACATGGTTTTGCCGGTGGTCCTAGGACTCACGGTCAGAAACATTCTGAAAGGGAGCCAGGATCAATTGGTGGTGGCGGACGAGCGGGTGGCCGAGTGGTAAAAGGCATGAAAATGGCCGGTAGAATGGGTGGAGACAGAGTAACTGTCAAAAATTTGAAAATCGTTAAAGTTGACAATGATGAAGGGTATTTAATGGTTTCCGGTGCGGTGCCCGGCAGAAAAGGAACTTTTGTTGAAATCTTGTCTATAGAGTAGTATTGATTTTTACTTAATATTTATGGAAGCCAAAATTTACAACAAAGAAGGAAAAGAGGCGGGAAAGATTCAATTACCCGAAGAGGTTTTTGGTGTTGCGTGGAATGACGATTTGATTCACAAAGTTGCGGTTTCTATGGCTTCAAACAAAAGGGCCGGTACGGCTCACACTAAAAATAGAGGTGAAGTAAGTGGTGGTGGTAAAAAACCTTGGAGGCAAAAAGGGACTGGTCGTGCCAGACACGGCTCAATTCGAAGCCCGATTTGGGTTGGTGGCGGAGTTGCTCACGGTCCTCGAAGTGATAAGAGTTTTGAAAAAAAGATAAATAAAAAAGAAAAAAATAAGGCCTTAAGGGTGGTTTTGAGCCGAAAGTTAGCTGATGGTGAGATATTATTTATTGAATCTTTTGATTTCTCTGGGCCAAAAACCAGTGAAGCTAAAAAAGCGCTGTCCTCTCTTTCCGCTGTTTCTGGTTTTGAAAATTTGGTTTCTAAGAAAAAGAATTCAGCAGTCATTGCTTTGGCTGATAAAAATAAAAATTTGGAGAAGAGTTTTAGGAATTTTGGGAATATGGAAGTGGAAGAGATTAAAAATATCAATCCGCTTTTATTACTCGAGCATAAATATTTGATTATAGCCAACCCCGAAGAATCATTGAAAAAAATTCCAGGTAAAATTTAATTATGGCGCTCTTTAAAACAAAAAAAGAAAAAAAACCAGCGATCGCAAAAGCTGTTGAAGAAAAAAAAGCCGAAAAGGTTTCTTCTGAATCTGGTGCAAACCCGACTTTGACGAAGGGTGATTTTTTGGCTAATTCGACGCTGAATTATCCAGCCGATGTCATTTTGAGGCCAAGGATTACCGAAAAAGCTACAGACGAACAACAAAAAGGCGTCTATATTTTTGAGGTCAGAAAAGATGCGACAAAAATTTCTGTTAGAAAAACCATAGAAAAAATTTATAAAGTTAATCCGCGCAAGATAAACATAGTAAAAAATCCAGCAAAAAACTTGATCGTAAGGGGAAGAAAAGGGGTTAAGCCGGCAGTTAAAAAAGCGTATGTTTATCTGAAAGATGGCGATAAAATAGACATTGTCTAACTTTTTCGGAACAGACTTTTATTTGTTTTTTAAAAAATATGAAAACATTCAAACCGACAACTGCAAGCAGAAGACAAATGTCTATCCCCGGCTTTAAGGGAGTTTTGACATCTAAGAAACCCCAGAAGTCTTTGACTAAAGGCGGGAAATTGGCTGTTGGGAGAAATAACCAAGGGCGGATTACCACCAGACATAAAGGTGGCGGACACAAGAAAAGATACAGAATGGTTGATTTTGCTTTGAATAAAAAAGGAATACCTTTCAAAATAGTTTCTGTTGAATATGATCCTTTCCGGACTGGTTTTATTGGTCTTGCAGTTTTTGCCGATGGAGAAAAGGCATACATACTCTTGCCTCAAGGGGTGGTGGCTGGTGAAGAGCTTTTGATTGGGGAAGAAGCTCCTATCAAGGCTGGTAATCGTTTACCTCTTAAGAATCTGGAGGTTGGAACCTTTGTCTACAATGTTGAATTAAAACCTTCCGGCGGAGCACGCCTTGTGAGAAGCGCGGGAAGTTTTGCTGAAATAGTCGCAAAAGACGCTGGATATATTGGACTTAAAATGCCTTCGAGCGAAGTGCGTAGGGTGCCAGAAAATTGCTGGGCATCAGTTGGTTCGGTTTCTAATCCGGAAAATCGTTTGGTAAATATTGGTAAAGCCGGAAGGAGCAGGTGGCTTGGTATCCGTCCGACCGTCAGGGGTTCGGCTATGAATCCGGTTGACCATCCTTATGGTGGAGGTGAAGGGCGTTCCGGTCGCGGATTAAGAAGGGCTAAAAGCAAATGGGGAAAGCCGACAGGTAAGGGCCAAAAGACCAGAAAAACCAAGAAGTACTCAAATAAGTTCATAGTTTCCAGAAGGAAGGTCGGCAAGAAGCGCCAATAGGACTTTTTGTTTGACAATAAAACGCTTTCTGCTATTCTTTTTATAGCTCGCCATGAGCTTTTATTTTTAATATGGTTAGATCATCAAAAAAAGGACCTTACGTTGACCCAAGATTACTGAAGAAGATTTCCGGTAAAAAACCTGATGATGTTGGAGTTATCAAGACTTGGTCGCGGGACAGTCAAATTTCACCGGAAATGGTGGGTTTTGCTTTTGGTGTTCATAATGGCAGGGAACATATTGAGGTAAGAGTAAATGAAGACATGGTCGGACATCGTCTTGGCGAATTCTCTTTGACTAGAAAATTTGTTAAACACGGCGGAAAGATGCAGAAAGATTTGGAGCAGAAAAAGAAAGAATCTGAAATAGAGGCGGCAAGAGCGGCAAAGACAAGTGGGGATTCAGCTAAAGCTCCGGGAAAATAATTTAAATAAGGAACATGAAAACCGTTTCAGCAAAACTGAATATGTTGAGGCAGTCGCCGAGAAAAGTCCGATTGGCGGCGGATGCAATTCGCGGCAAGGCGGTTAATGATGCCTTGGTGGCTTTAAGTTTTTTAAATAAAAGCGCCGCTTCACCGATTAAAAAACTTGTTCAATCAGCCGCGGCTAATGCCAAAGGACTTGGACTTGACCCAGATCAGCTAAAAGTCAAAAAAATTTCAGTGGATGCAGGAACGATATTATACCGACGCCGGTTTCGCGCCCGAGGACGAGTTATGCCGGTTCGCAAAAGAACCAGCCATATTTCTTTAGTTTTGGAAGAAAAACCGATGAAAAAAGATGGCGCGGAAATTATAAGTAGTAAAAAATCCAAGCCAAACAAAAAATAAATTTATGCCGCACAATGTTCATCCTTATGCTCATAGAATTGGAATTTTAAGAGGTTGGAAGTCTCAATGGTTTGGCTTGAAGCAGAAATATACCGATTCTTTAAGAAGCGACCTTCTGATTAGAGACTTTCTAAAGAAAAGGTTGAAAGGATTTTATATTGCGAACGTTATAATTGAAAGAAATCAAAAAATTTTGAAAGTCGTTATCGAGACTTCAAGACCGGGCTTAATTATAGGCCGGAGTGGAGAAGGTGCCGCTAAACTGAAAGAAGAATTGGTCAAGAAGATTAGAAAGGCCGGTTTTTCTTCGGAAGCGCAGGAGTTAAAGATCGATATTAAAGAAGTGAAATCTCCAGAATCAAACGCCGCTATTGTCAGTCAAATGATCGCTGAAGGTTTGGAGAAAAGAATGCCTTTTCGTCGAGTAATAAAGCAGACCCTGGACAAAGTAATGGCTAATCGAGATGTAATTGGTGCAAAGATTCAGCTTTCAGGCCGTTTAGGTGGCGCAACAATGTCCAGAAAGGAGAGCAAAAAAGCCGGTAGAATTCCTCTTCAGACTTTTCGCGCTGATGTTGATTTTGCGAGACAAGAAGCCGTGTTGCCTTACGGTAACTTGGGAATAAAAGTCTGGATTTACAGAGGAGATATCTTTGAGGAGAAAGGTGCAAAAAGTAATTAGCCCAATGTAGTTTTGAGATACCATTACACAGAATTTATTTAGAGCAACTGTTTCCAATAGAGTAATAAAAATAATTTAAAAATCATGCTGTTCCCAAAGAAAGTAAAATACAGAAAGTGGCACACTTTTCGAGAAAATCCTAAAAAAGTAAAAATTGCCACTCGCGGAACGGAAGTCTCTTTCGGCTCTTTCGGTCTGAAAGCGACAACCACATCTCGCATCAGGTCTAATCAAATAGAATCAGCCAGAAAAACAATCTCTCGAGCTATCGGCAAGACCGGAAAAATGTGGATTCGTATTTTTCCTGACATGCCCTTCACCTCTAAACCGGCTGAAGTTAAGATGGGTAAGGGTAAGGGAGACATTCAAGGATATCAGGTCCAAATAAGGCCCGGACGAATTCTTTTCGAGGTTGATGGAGTTTCTGCTGAAGTTGCGGCTGAAGCTTTGCGTAAGGGTGGTACGAAATTACCAGTCAAAACTAAAGTGGTCAGCCGTTTGTAATTTTATGGCGTTTAAACAAGACACAAAAGAATTAATAAAAATGTTGGCGGAGAAAAAAGAAGCTTTGAGAAATTTTCGCTTTAACATCGCCGGAGGAAAAATCAGAAATACCAAAGAAGGTCGGGACTTGAGGAAAGAGATTGCCAGAATTCTTACGGAGTTGCAC from Candidatus Paceibacterota bacterium includes:
- a CDS encoding Fe-Mn family superoxide dismutase, with protein sequence MQYQEQKFNIPELKGISAKNIEEHLKLYSGYVKHTNLILEKIAELSKDREKNTYQIGELRRRLGFEFDGMRNHEFYFKSFEGGARELKDDSKLKTKTTEEFGNFEDWLAEFKHMALTRGIGWAILYHDKKADRLLNAWIDEQHLGHLTGLSPILALDMWEHAFVYDYQPSGKKQYVEDFFENLNWETIENNYSQN
- the fusA gene encoding elongation factor G — translated: MNRDYPLEKVRNFGIIAHIDAGKTTTSERVLFYTGVSHKIGEVHEGQAIMDWMEQEKERGITITSAATTCFWVPTYEEKSDQSKKHRFNIIDTPGHVDFTVEVERSLKVLDGGVVVFDGVAGVEPQSETVWRQADKYKVPRICFINKLDRMGGSFEKSFQSILKRLTKNAVRMQIPIGEESSFEAIIDLLRMKTYYFEGEMGNTLREAEIPESHKADALKYHAELVEKIVENDELLMSKYLDGQEIPISDLKKTLRKAVIENKIVPVFTGSALKNKGVQLVLDAVIDYLPSPIDVPPIKGIDPKTGEEIDRKSSDSEPFAALAFKLQTDPYVGQLTYFRVYSGIISSGSYVYNSTTGEKERLGRILRMHANEREEVKTVFAGEIAAAVGLRNAKTGDTLCDENKQIILEKIEFPEPVISLRVEPKTKADQEKMGIALKRLSDEDPTFRVKSDPETGETVIMGMGELHLEILVDRMKREFSVETSVGKPQVAYKETITGTAEVENKYIKQTGGRGQYGHVKIVLKPLGPAPEKLPKNIKREEGFEFIDSIKGGVIPQEFIPAVEKGVREAMERGVVAGYKMTDVSCELTFGSYHDVDSSEIAYKIAASQAFQEAAKKAKPVLLEPIMKVEVVVPEKFMGDITGNLNSKRGQIDSMEDKGELKSIVAKVPLSEMFGYVTALRSMTEGRGTAMMEFDHYEIVPPNVAQEIIESRK
- the rpsL gene encoding 30S ribosomal protein S12; this translates as MPTINQLVKKSRKKISKKSKAVALAKGFNVLKNKPVYYPAPFKRGVCVKVTTKTPKKPNSAIRKIARVRLTNGMEVTAYIPGIGHALQEHSVVLLRGGRVKDVGLRYTIVRGVLDTTGVESRRQGRSLYGSKKPK
- the tuf gene encoding elongation factor Tu; this encodes MADFDRSKPHVNVGTIGHVDHGKTTLTAAILNVLNRAGKNVKLKGVDQIDSAPEEKARGITIALSHNEYETDKRHYAHIDAPGHADYIKNMITGAAQMDGAILVVAATDGVMPQTREHILLAKQIGVPKIIVFLNKCDAVPDKELIDLVEEEVRELLNKYEFDGANAPVIRGSALKALESQDNNDEWSQKVMELANALDEYIPMPERDVEKPFLMPVEDIFSIEGRGTVVTGRIERGKLKVGEEIEVVGLKDTQKTVVTGIEMFNKSLSEGMAGDNAGILLRGLKKEDIHRGQVLAKPGSITPHTEFETEVYILKKEEGGRHTPFFTGYKPQFYMRTTDVTGESTLPEGVEMVMPGDTVKLKVKLVAPVALEEQQRFAIREGGKTVGAGVVTKVIA
- a CDS encoding site-2 protease family protein; its protein translation is MAGPDFIFIIVILIMSVVIHELAHGYSALWLGDSTAKYAGRLTLNPIKHLDPVGSVLVPLLLYILPGNLIFGWAKPVPYNPYNLRNQKWGEAIVAAAGPLTNILIAVIFGLIVRLNVVFGVFPPAFTDLASIVVFMNIILAIFNLVPIPPLDGSKILFSVLPYHMQRFRLVLEQFGLILVIFFIFVLWRFIFPVVLWFFYLITGPAGIDGLMRFLG
- the rpsG gene encoding 30S ribosomal protein S7; its protein translation is MRRKIKDKRILRPDNKYDSQKIEKFINYVMEDGKKEVARKVVYDSFDLLTKKAKVEDPLEIFETALKNTTPNMEVRSRRIGGANYQIPREVRAERRQALSMKWIIEAARNKKGKPMRERLSDEILSASKNEGEAVKKRENTHKMAEANKAFAHFAW
- a CDS encoding ComEC/Rec2 family competence protein, whose translation is MLETIQKHSKIALVVLLLLTNVFIWSVVWSSGNSQFQIYFLDVGQGDAILIKSPSGNKMLIDGGQSASALMLALSKAIPFYSKKIDVVLATHPDADHIGGLSEIFRRFEVDFVIDPDVLAETRIFRDFQNAVALSDSQKLIARRGMKIDLGGGVVFVVLFPDRDVSGLNPNDASIVGKLFFGDTSFLLAGDAPIKIEEYLNFLDNEFLESDVLKVGHHGSRTSTSDDFVTAVNPKYAIISAGRDNRYGHPHSEVLEILKNTGTKILGTYDRGTILFKSDGRRLEIRD
- a CDS encoding bL28 family ribosomal protein — translated: MSKICPITQKKTIVGGGYSNRTRATKFNPTGKKPKRPNIQRKRIYIPELKKTVSLNISTKGLKTIRKNGAFKTLKEAGVI